The Halobaculum magnesiiphilum genome contains the following window.
CGGCGATCGAGGAGGCGGGCGGCCTCCGACTGGAGTGACGCCGGCGCGTCGCGCGAGCCGACCGCGGTCGGCCCGCGACGCCGCGTCGCCGCCGAACTCCCGTTTTCACGCCTGATACCCGCGGGGGAGCGTTTATCATCGCCGTCGGGTGGATGTTCACCATATGCCGACCAGCGTTCTGATCGCGGACGACTCGGAGTTCATGCGGAACCTCCTGCGGGAGATCCTCGAGGGGGAGTTCGAGATCGTCGGCGAGGCCGAGAACGGCGTGGAGGCGGTCGACCTCTACGGCGAGCACGCGCCCGACATCGTGATGATGGACATCGTCATGCCGATCCGCAACGGGATCGAGGCGACCACCGAGATCACGGAGGAGCACCCCGACGCGAGCGTCATCATGTGCACCAGCGTCGGGCAGGAGGAGAAGATGAAGGCCGCCATCAAGGCGGGCGCCGAGGGGTACATCACGAAACCGTTCCAGAAGCCGAACGTGCTCGAAGCCATCAACGACGTCGTCCCCGCGTAGGGATGTACGTCGACATCCAGTCGCTGGGGGAGTTCTCCGATCTCGCGAGCCAGGGCGCCGACCGGGCCGCCGACGCGCTCGGGCAGCTCGCCGGCGCGAACGTGTACGTCGACGTGACCGACGTGACGCTGATGGCAGCCGGCGACCTGCGGGAGTCGTTCGCCGGTCGGGAGTTCGTCGGCGTCGAGATCGGGCTGCAGGGCGGGATCAGCGGGCAGACCGTGATGGCGTTCGAGCTGGAGGCCGCGGAGAGCCTCGTCGAGCGGCTGATGCCCGGCGGCGGCGACGGCGAGTTCGTCAGGAGCGGCGTCACCGAGGCGGGCAACATCATGACCTCGGGGTTCATCGACGGCTGGGCCGACCACCTCGGCGTCGGCATCGACATGACGCCGCCCTCGTACGTCCGGGCGTCGGGGACCGACATCCTCCCGGACGGCGCGTTCGACGACGACAGACAGGGCGTGTTCATGTTCGAGTCGCAGGTCTCCTCGATGGACGAGGACCTCGAGTTCGCGATCTACATGCTGCCCGAGTACGCCGGCTTCACCGACATGCTCGGCCACGACGGCCCCGTCGGCGAGTCCGGCGACGCGGTTCCGGTGAACAAGCTGCCGACGTTCAACGAGATGACCCGGCAGGGCGCGTCGTCGGCCGCCGACAACATCACGATGATGACCGGCACCGAGACGGACGTGGACGTGTCGCGCCTGCGGTTCGTCCCGGTGCAGGACGTGCCCTCCGAACTCGGGAAGGAAACGGTCGCCGGGACGGTGTTCGAGCTTCACGGCGACCCGAGCGGCTACCTCGCCATCCTCTTCGACGAGGCCTCGGCCGAGGAGGTCGCCGGCGGGATGATCCCCACAGAGACCGAGCCCGGGATCGGCGACATGGAGAAGGGCGCGCTGCGGGAGCTGGGCAACATCATGACCTCGGGGTTCATCGACGGCTGGGCGAACGTGCTCGGCACGAGCATCGAGCACACCCCGCCGCAGTTCGTCCACGACATGGGCTCGGCGGTGATGAGCCCGCTCGTGAGCCGGCTCGGGAAGACGCAGGACCACGCGTTCATCATCGACTCGACGGTCCGAACCCCCGACGGCAACG
Protein-coding sequences here:
- a CDS encoding chemotaxis protein CheC; translated protein: MYVDIQSLGEFSDLASQGADRAADALGQLAGANVYVDVTDVTLMAAGDLRESFAGREFVGVEIGLQGGISGQTVMAFELEAAESLVERLMPGGGDGEFVRSGVTEAGNIMTSGFIDGWADHLGVGIDMTPPSYVRASGTDILPDGAFDDDRQGVFMFESQVSSMDEDLEFAIYMLPEYAGFTDMLGHDGPVGESGDAVPVNKLPTFNEMTRQGASSAADNITMMTGTETDVDVSRLRFVPVQDVPSELGKETVAGTVFELHGDPSGYLAILFDEASAEEVAGGMIPTETEPGIGDMEKGALRELGNIMTSGFIDGWANVLGTSIEHTPPQFVHDMGSAVMSPLVSRLGKTQDHAFIIDSTVRTPDGNVRCDIYALPDQRELAAALDRIEPAATDGGLPR
- the cheY gene encoding chemotaxis protein CheY; this translates as MPTSVLIADDSEFMRNLLREILEGEFEIVGEAENGVEAVDLYGEHAPDIVMMDIVMPIRNGIEATTEITEEHPDASVIMCTSVGQEEKMKAAIKAGAEGYITKPFQKPNVLEAINDVVPA